In one Magallana gigas chromosome 9, xbMagGiga1.1, whole genome shotgun sequence genomic region, the following are encoded:
- the LOC105322059 gene encoding probable G-protein coupled receptor 34, whose translation MVNIAALVNVTMAVPTTNTTDNITTKNNTYPYHKLDRTPVITSVSVISVLAVVSNLTLLFVIFSRKQLRSNVFLWNVAGMCVSNLLFGTITNALGDSRFIYKEWLHGTILCKVFSVFDLTSTHIMSMIQITIVISLFLKVKLSLSPPSDITSRIWTILPYILFSLPWLGEVALIPVVILGEMNDLPDYAKKYGSLMCFHFLEKNTRQAGVVLVNIFFFIILVLSIAVFLYYRFKKASYDRLLADDAMRQDETLRSMLIASLASSGMFCLLFAPFVYMMLHLVFCRSSWCRPNIRLFDAFYVTGCVTYAATPLAWFMHNDIKCVFVEVLDKLKGKLRSTLTLCSGCCRTKLESITVEWNPKQSDIMSQDK comes from the exons ATG GTTAACATTGCAGCATTGGTAAACGTCACAATGGCAGTACCAACGACAAATACAACTGACAATATCACCACCAAAAACAACACCTACCCTTATCACAAATTGGACCGTACCCCGGTCATCACTTCCGTTTCCGTTATCAGCGTCCTGGCTGTCGTCTCCAACCTGACCCTGTTGTTCGTCATTTTTTCCCGGAAACAGCTTCGCTCCAACGTGTTCCTGTGGAATGTGGCTGGCATGTGTGTCTCTAATCTACTCTTCGGCACAATTACCAATGCGCTTGGTGACAGTCGTTTCATTTACAAGGAATGGCTCCACGGGACCATCCTCTGTAAAGTGTTTTCTGTGTTTGACCTAACTTCGACGCACATCATGAGCATGATCCAGATTACCATAGTAATCAGCCTCTTTTTGAAAGTAAAGCTGTCCCTTTCACCGCCCTCCGATATCACTTCACGCATCTGGACCATTCTCCcttacattttgttttctttacccTGGCTCGGTGAAGTAGCATTAATACCAGTGGTTATCCTGGGGGAAATGAACGATTTGCCAGATTACGCAAAGAAATACGGCTCATTAATGTGTTTCCATTTTCTTGAGAAAAACACCCGACAAGCCGGCGTTGTATTGGTCaacattttcttcttcataATCCTTGTTCTCAGCATTGCAGTATTCCTATATTACCGCTTCAAAAAAGCTTCTTACGATCGCCTGCTGGCAGATGACGCAATGCGTCAGGACGAAACGTTGCGTTCCATGTTAATAGCGTCTCTTGCGTCATCAGGCATGTTTTGCCTGTTGTTTGCACCGTTTGTGTATATGATGTTGCATTTGGTCTTCTGTAGGAGTTCCTGGTGCCGGCCCAACATAAGGTTATTTGACGCCTTCTACGTAACCGGATGCGTCACGTACGCCGCGACGCCTCTCGCTTGGTTCATGCACAACGACATCAAGTGCGTCTTTGTTGAAGTCTTAGACAAACTAAAGGGAAAGTTGCGGTCTACACTGACTCTGTGTAGCGGCTGCTGTAGAACTAAGCTGGAGTCCATCACTGTAGAATGGAACCCGAAACAGAGCGATATAATGAGCCAAGACAAGTAA
- the LOC105322058 gene encoding uncharacterized protein codes for MDTLGSPQAVIRCSLCQACMATINCKYCHLNMCKDCADKHMTEHKVESANQNRSSLMYPKCQTHVNVHCMLHCGHCGIYICGQCISSKKHQNHDVIGILENIKKVKKRAMQRDLVELEQSLFPIYREIASDIKAKKYDLHRNSRELTTFIDKQGEGLHREIDKIIAIWKEKLAETDSNYQACLGKQEAEITRTISEITQNVADLKKIFDSNDVPLLLRYTSKNAEFKELPPKITVTLPKFTPREINSERIIELFGSLSALSFTTVAVEHSYNNLTQEIKTSFPENLDIEIPNPVTVINTGYENIYSVSCLNDRELWTCGDDKIMKLFNLRGELVKSIPTNSGNKPSDIAVTRSGDLVYTDFKDRTVNTVKNEQIQPIRLRDWRPRGVCSTSSGDLLVITISDDDE; via the exons ATGGATACGCTGGGCAGCCCCCAGGCCGTTATCcgttgttccttgtgtcaagctTGTATGGCTACCATAAACTGTAAATATTGCCACCTCAATATGTGCAAAGATTGCGCGGATAAGCACATGACGGAACATAAAGTTGAATCAGCCAATCAGAATCGTTCCTCTCTGATGTATCCCAAATGCCAAACACACGTGAATGTACATTGTATGCTTCATTGTGGACACTGTGGTATTTATATCTGCGGGCAGTGTATCTCCTCCAAGAAACATCAAAATCATGATGTTATCGGTATTTTGGAAAACATTAAGAAAGTGAAAAAGCGGGCAATGCAAAGAGATTTAGTGGAGTTGGAACAATCTCTTTTCCCCATATATCGAGAAATTGCATCAGACATTAAAGCAAAGAAATATGATCTACATAG GAATTCACGAGAGTTGACAACATTTATTGACAAACAGGGGGAGGGCTtacacagagaaatagacaaaaTAATAGCTATATGGAAGGAAAAACTCGCTGAAACGGATTCAAATTATCAGGCTTGTCTCGGTAAACAGGAAGCTGAAATCACACGTacaatttctgaaatcacacagaacGTTgctgatttaaagaaaattttcgaTTCTAATGATGTCCCCCTACTGTTAAGATATACATCCAAGAACGCTGAATTCAAAGAATTACCCCCCAAAATCACAGTTACTTTACCCAAATTCACACCTCGAGAAATCAACTCAGAAAGAATTATTGAACTGTTTGGTTCCCTGTCAGCATTATCATTCACAACAGTAGCAGTAGAGCATTCTTACAACAATTTGACCCAAGAAATTAAGACTTCTTTCCCTGAAAACTTAGATATAGAAATACCCAATCCTGTAACAGTCATTAACACGGGGTACGAAAACATATACAGTGTGTCCTGCTTGAATGATAGGGAACTATGGACATGTGGTGATGACAAAATCATGAAACTCTTCAATCTTCGAGGAGAACTAGTTAAGTCCATTCCAACCAATTCAGGGAACAAGCCATctgacatagcagtgacaaggagtggagATCTAGTGTATACTGATTTCAAAGACAGAACTGTAAACACAGTGAAGAATGAACAGATACAACCAATCAGACTACGGGACTGGCGACCACGTGGTGTCTgcagtacctcctctggtgacctcctggttatCACAATTAGCGATGATGATGAgtaa